Within Bacillus sp. FJAT-45350, the genomic segment TGAAAATAGTATTTTATTTAGAGGTGTTCATATTGAAAAAGGTGCCTCAGTCAAAAATTCTATTATCATGCAACGCTCCGATGTAAAAGAAAACGTTCAGCTAGAAAACGTCATATTAGATAAAGATATTATACTCTCACCTGATCGAACATTCATAGGAGCTACTGAACAACCGTACGTACTAGCAAAAAGAAGAGTAATGTAAGAGAACAATATAAGCAAAGCCGACTTTTGTATGAGCGTAATTATTACCCTACTATTCAAACAATTGTTCAATCACTATAAATAATTTAATAAAGAGATTACTCGTGGTGTAAGAAATACTTGCACCACTTTCTAGTAGTTTATAAAAGGAGAGAAAATCATGAAAGTGCTTTTCGTTGCATCTGAATGCACACCATTTATGAAAACAGGAGGACTCGCCGATGTTATCGGCTCTCTTCCAAAAGCATTACAAAAATTACATATCGATGTTCGTGTTATCTTACCTAAGTTTGATGAAATCCCACAGCATTTTAAAGAAAAAATGACATATCTGAAAGAAATTAATGTTCCAGTTGGGTGGAGAAACCAATATTGTGGCATTCAAGAATTACAGCATGAGAATATTACATACTATTTTATTGACAATGAGTACTACTTTAAACGTCCTGGTTTGTACGGCTATTATGATGAAGCAGAGCGCTTTGTCTATTTTTGTCATGCTGTCATAGAGGGAATTAAACTAATTGACTTTCAACCTGACGTGATTCATTGTCATGATTGGCAAACAGCTCTTATTCCTTCTTATTTAAGAACGGTGTATTCAGAGGATTCTTTTTATAAACAGATTAAAACGATGTTTACAATCCATAATCTTGCGTACCAAGGGATTTTTTCTAAGTCGATTTATCAAGATATGCTTCATTTTGCCCCTGAACACTATTTTGGGATTGAGTATAACGGTGACATAAACTTTTTAAAAGGAGCACTTGTTCATTCTGACGTTGTAACAACTGTTAGTGAAACGTATGCACATGAAATTAAAACACCCTATTTTGGTGAAGGCTTAGATTCATTACTTAAAGAACGTTCCATTTACGGAATTGTGAATGGAATCGATTATGATGAGTTTAATCCGGGTACGGACCAGTATCTTACACATCACTTTACACACTCTGTACAAGACAAGAGAAAAAATAAGTTAGAACTTCAAAAGGAGTTAGGATTGCCTGTTTCCGAACAAAAACCGATGATCGCACTCGTATCAAGATTAGTAGAACAAAAGGGCTTACCTTTAATTACTTCTCTACTCGATGAAATAGCTTCTTTCGATATACAGTTTGTAATTCTAGGAACTGGTGATAAGGAATTTGAGCAAGCTTTTCAAAAGGCATCAACACGCTATCCAACGAAGATATCGACCCAACTCTTTTTTAATGAAAAACTAGCGAGAAAAATTTATGCAGCATCCGATATGTTCTTAATGCCCTCCCGCTTTGAACCGTGTGGCATTGGACAATTGATTGCTTTACGTTACGAAAGCGTACCCATAGTTAGAGAAACAGGTGGATTAAACGACACTATAAAATCATTTTGTGAGTTTTCAAAGGAAGGTAATGGCTTTACATTTACGAATTACAATGCTCATGACATGCTTCATACGATCAAAAGAGCTCTTCATTTTTATGAAGATGAAGTGATTTGGAGTGAGTTGTTACAGAATATTTATAGAACGAACTTTAGTTGGGATAATTCCGCAAACCAATACAAACAGCTTTATGTTACTAATCATAAGGAGTGGTAAATCAATGTTTTCAAGTAAGGATAAATTTAAAGAAGCATTTATTGAAAAATTAGAGACATCATTCGGTAAAACCTTGCAAAGTGCTTCACCAATGGAGATTTACCAAACAATAGGTTCGTTAGTGAAAGAGAAAATTAATCGGAATTGGCTTGATACGAATGAGCAATATCATAATAACCAAGAAAAACAAGTTTACTATTTTTCTATGGAGTTCTTGCTTGGGCGTTTGACTGAAAGTAATTTGTTAAACACCGGTACGTTAACAATTTGTAAAGAAGGATTAGAAGACTTAGGGATTAATGTAGAAGAAGTATTCGCACAAGAACACGATGCTGGATTAGGAAACGGAGGACTAGGACGTCTAGCAGCTTGCTTTCTAGACTCTATGGCCTCTCTTAGCTTACCTGGTCATGGCTGTGGTATTCGATATAAATATGGATTATTCCAACAAAAAATGATTGATGGTTATCAAGTAGAGCTTCCTGATTACTGGCTTAAAGAAGAATACGTTTGGGAAGTACGTCGTTCTGACAAGGCAGTAAAAGTTCAATTTGGTGGTAGAGTTGAGATGGAAGATACAGGAGATAAACTTCTTTTCCATCAACGAGATTGTGAAACAGTCATTGCTGTACCATATGATGTACCGATTGTTGGCTATAAAAATAAAACAGTAAATACATTAAGACTTTGGAGTGCAGAATCAACTTCAAATGATTTTAATTTCCATACATCTAACCGCCATGATTACCATAATTACTTAGATTATAAACGGTCTATTGAAACAATTTCCGAATTTCTATATCCTGACGATTCTTATTTTGAAGGTAAACTTTTGCGCTTGAAACAGCAATATTTCCTTGTCTCTGCTGGCTTACAAAGTGTTATTCGAACATTCAAGGAAAAATATAATTGCAGTCTCACTTGTCTACCAGAAAAAGTAGCAATTCAAATCAATGATACTCATCCAAGCTTAATTGTGCCTGAGTTAATGAGAATTCTAGTTGATGAAGAAGGTTTCGATTGGGACGAAGCGTGGAATATAACAACAGAAACTCTAGCATATACGAACCATACGACACTTAGCGAAGCACTTGAGAAATGGCCTGTGCACATGGTTCAGTCACTTCTTCCTCGAATCTATATGATTATCGAAGAAATTAATGAAAGGTTTTGTCGAAGCTTATGGGATAAATACCCGGAACTACGTGACAATATTGCTGAGCTTGCAATTATCGCTTATGACCAAGTTCACATGGCGCACCTAGCAATAGTAGGAAGCCATAGTGTGAATGGTGTTGCGAAAATCCATACCGATATACTTAAGAAAAAAGAAATGAAGAAGTTTTATCATATCTATCCAGATAAATTTAATAACAAAACAAATGGAATTACACACAGAAGATGGCTTCTTAATGCTAATCCAAAACTCGCATCCATTGTCTCTAATGCAATTGGTGAACGCTGGATTCAACAACCAAAAGAGCTAATTGATCTAATCAAGTATACATCGGACTCATCCTTCCAAGAAAAAGTAGCCCAAGTAAAAAAAGAAAATAAAATCGAGCTTGCTTCACTCATTAATGCCCAATGTGGAATCAAAGTTGATGAGCATTCTATTTTTGACGTTCAAATCAAACGACTTCATGGATACAAAAGACAGCTACTTAATATCTTTCACATCATTCATATGTACAATGTCATAAAGGAAAATCCAAATCTAGATATTACACCCCGTACCTTTATTTTTGGTGCGAAAGCTGCGCCAAGCTATCATTTTGCTAAAAAGGTAATCAAATTAATTTTAACAACTGCTAATATCGTTAATAATGACCCGTCAATTAATAACAAGATAAAAATCGTTTTCTTAGAAAATTATAGTGTATCCCTAGCAGAGAAAATCATTCCAGCTGCAGATGTAAGTGAACAAATCTCTACCGCTAGTAAAGAAGCATCCGGAACTGGAAATATGAAGTTAATGATGAATGGTGCATTAACTCTCGGGACATTGGATGGAGCAAATGTAGAGATAAAGGATATGGTCGGCAATGATAATATATTTATTTTTGGCCTAACATCTGACGAAGTACTCCATTATCAACAACATGGTGGCTACCGAGCACGCGATATTTATAATTCAGACAACCGAGTTAGAACAGTCCTTGACCAACTAGTTAATGGCTTCTTTAGTAAAGATGAAGTAGAGTTTAAAGATATTTTTTATACGATTCTATCAAACAATGACGAATACTTTGTTTTAAAAGATTTTGATAGTTATGCAGAGTCTCAAGTAATTGTCGATCAAAATTACCGTAATCCATCACAGTGGCTTAAGAAGAGTATTACTAACATCGCTCATTCCGGGAAATTTTCAAGTGACCGTACAATTTCAGAGTACGCAAGTGAAATATGGGGAATACGCCCTATAACGATTCAATAACGTTTCTACCGTGTCTATATTACTAATTATTCTATGAATATAAATCCTTACCATTTTTCTAAATAAATGATAAAATACTGATTACTAGCTATGAATACTTCAATTGTAGTGATTTATTCACTTATCAGTACACAACTAAATTCCTAGGAAAATTTAAGGAGGTTTTTGACTCATGCAAGTTAAAGATTTAAAAGTATTAGTTTGTGATGACTCTATGCTAATTAGAAAGAAGATGAAGGATGCCCTAGCGAAAGCAGGTTGTGAAAACATCCAAGAGGCAGAAAACGGACAAATTGCGGTAGACAAATGTAAGGAAGATGCTCCACACATCGTGTTTATGGATATTGTTATGCCTGATAAAGATGGAATCAAAGCATTGACCGAAATAAAAGAATTTAACTCAAAAATAAAAGTCATTATGGCATCATCAGCAGGTACACAATCACACTTAAAAAAGGCGATTCACCTTGGGGCGTACGATTTCATCCAAAAGCCTATTGCGCAAAATTCTATCGATTCAATTATTGATAAAATTTTGAAAGAAGGTGAAGAGTCTCGTGTTTAGTCAATATTTTGGTAATTATTTATTAAATAAGGGATTACTCAGCCCAGAGCAATTAGAAACAGCTTTAGAATTACAAAAGTCAACTCACCTTAAACTAGGAGTTCTTTCTGTGAACGCAGGATATATGTCAGCTGCACAAGTAGAAGAAGTACACCAAAAACAAATGCAAGTAGATAAACGGTTTGGTGAGATTGCCATCGATTTAGGATACATGACAGATGCACAGCTAGAGGATCTACTATCCTCACAAAAACATAGTCATCTTCTTCTAGGGCAAGTTTTACTAGATGAAAATATTATGACTCTTGAGCAGTTCTCACAAACATTAAACGAATATAAAGAAGAAAACGGTCTTTCTGATGAGCAATTTTCTTCTATTAAAAGAGGAGACATTAATACACTAGTTGATACGATGATTAATGTTGACGATTCTTCAAACAGTGATTTATACAAAGATTATCTATCGCTATTTGCTAAAAATATGATTCGTTTTGTAGATGATCAAATTCGCATTGAGTCATTAAGCACTCCAGAGCTTCTTGAAACAGAATGGCTAGTACATCAAAATATTTCTGGTGAAAACAATCTATACACAGCGATACTTGCTGACGAAAAAGTTTTTATAGACGTTGCTAAAAAATACTCTCAAGAAGATATTACTGAGCCCGACGAATTAGCTCAAGCATCAGTAAGTGAATTCTTGAACCTTCATAATGGTATTTTCCTAGTGAATATGTCTAATAGAGATGTTGAGTTAGAAATGGCGCCTCAACAAGTTGAACAAAAGAAAACTCTATCTAACCTTGAGCGTGTGCTTCTTGTATCTGTTCACGTTCCAGCAGGAATATTTCACGTAGCACTAGCAAAAGAACCACCAACTGTAAAATAAAATCTCGTAGACTTTATTTATTGCAGCGGAGTCTGTGCCTATTTATAAGTCAAATGATAAGCGGTTTCTTATCATTTGACGCGCACAGTGCGGAGCCATTGCCACCTTGAATACACTTCCACCACATATAAAAAAGCTGATTACAATGTAACCAACTTCACCATACTTAAAGTTTACTTTCTAAACCACCTCTTATATACTCTCACTAACTATCACTGACCAACCTTTTCCTCTATACGCGTTATAACCCTTTGTTTTACAGTAAGCAAAGATTTTATCCTTATGTGAAGAATCTCGTTCAATTGTGTATCCTCTATCTGATTCATTGGAACAAACTTTTTTTACTGCCTCTAAGTAAGTTAAATCCCTCTCTAAAATACCAACTCTGTCCTTTGAAGCAATAACAACGCCTTGACTATTAATCAAATACAACTCACTTTCTTCATCAACTTTTACATTATCGATAATCTCATAGACATATTCCCAGTTAAAACGAGTCGTAAATACACCTAATACCTCTCCATTATCATCAAAAACAGGAGCAGAATAATTCATAGCATGTCCATTAATTACGGAAGAGAAATACATATCAGAAACGTATACATCTTTTCTTTGAATTGTTTCTTTAAACCAATCACGGTCAGACATATCTCTTCCCACTTGAGATTGGTTGTTGCCAGCAGCAACGATAATACCTTCTTTATTTACAACAAAAAGGTCATAGTATACCTCATAAATATCGATAATCTTTTTCATTAATGTCTTAGCAGTTGCTACATGCTCCATTGTCCCTTCTCTAAGACAGTTTTTTATAGCGTTAAAGGCTGCCCATGCTTGAACATCACAGTTTCTCTCAAACAAGTTTCTATCAATTTTATCAATTGTATCAAAAGCGACATCGACTGTACGTACAGCAATAACTTCATTTGCCTTTTGTTGAATATTCTCTATCAAAATATTACTTTCTTTATTTGCTTTTAAACTTTGGTCAGCAAACTTTTTAATTTCTCCTGCGACAACCGAGAATCCCCGTCCTGCTTCCCCAGCTCTAGCAGCTTCTATCGCTGAATTCAAGGCAAGTAAATTAGCATGAGTTGCAACCTGA encodes:
- a CDS encoding response regulator, whose product is MQVKDLKVLVCDDSMLIRKKMKDALAKAGCENIQEAENGQIAVDKCKEDAPHIVFMDIVMPDKDGIKALTEIKEFNSKIKVIMASSAGTQSHLKKAIHLGAYDFIQKPIAQNSIDSIIDKILKEGEESRV
- a CDS encoding cache domain-containing protein, encoding MEHVATAKTLMKKIIDIYEVYYDLFVVNKEGIIVAAGNNQSQVGRDMSDRDWFKETIQRKDVYVSDMYFSSVINGHAMNYSAPVFDDNGEVLGVFTTRFNWEYVYEIIDNVKVDEESELYLINSQGVVIASKDRVGILERDLTYLEAVKKVCSNESDRGYTIERDSSHKDKIFAYCKTKGYNAYRGKGWSVIVSESI
- a CDS encoding glycogen/starch/alpha-glucan phosphorylase, producing the protein MFSSKDKFKEAFIEKLETSFGKTLQSASPMEIYQTIGSLVKEKINRNWLDTNEQYHNNQEKQVYYFSMEFLLGRLTESNLLNTGTLTICKEGLEDLGINVEEVFAQEHDAGLGNGGLGRLAACFLDSMASLSLPGHGCGIRYKYGLFQQKMIDGYQVELPDYWLKEEYVWEVRRSDKAVKVQFGGRVEMEDTGDKLLFHQRDCETVIAVPYDVPIVGYKNKTVNTLRLWSAESTSNDFNFHTSNRHDYHNYLDYKRSIETISEFLYPDDSYFEGKLLRLKQQYFLVSAGLQSVIRTFKEKYNCSLTCLPEKVAIQINDTHPSLIVPELMRILVDEEGFDWDEAWNITTETLAYTNHTTLSEALEKWPVHMVQSLLPRIYMIIEEINERFCRSLWDKYPELRDNIAELAIIAYDQVHMAHLAIVGSHSVNGVAKIHTDILKKKEMKKFYHIYPDKFNNKTNGITHRRWLLNANPKLASIVSNAIGERWIQQPKELIDLIKYTSDSSFQEKVAQVKKENKIELASLINAQCGIKVDEHSIFDVQIKRLHGYKRQLLNIFHIIHMYNVIKENPNLDITPRTFIFGAKAAPSYHFAKKVIKLILTTANIVNNDPSINNKIKIVFLENYSVSLAEKIIPAADVSEQISTASKEASGTGNMKLMMNGALTLGTLDGANVEIKDMVGNDNIFIFGLTSDEVLHYQQHGGYRARDIYNSDNRVRTVLDQLVNGFFSKDEVEFKDIFYTILSNNDEYFVLKDFDSYAESQVIVDQNYRNPSQWLKKSITNIAHSGKFSSDRTISEYASEIWGIRPITIQ
- the glgA gene encoding glycogen synthase GlgA, whose amino-acid sequence is MKVLFVASECTPFMKTGGLADVIGSLPKALQKLHIDVRVILPKFDEIPQHFKEKMTYLKEINVPVGWRNQYCGIQELQHENITYYFIDNEYYFKRPGLYGYYDEAERFVYFCHAVIEGIKLIDFQPDVIHCHDWQTALIPSYLRTVYSEDSFYKQIKTMFTIHNLAYQGIFSKSIYQDMLHFAPEHYFGIEYNGDINFLKGALVHSDVVTTVSETYAHEIKTPYFGEGLDSLLKERSIYGIVNGIDYDEFNPGTDQYLTHHFTHSVQDKRKNKLELQKELGLPVSEQKPMIALVSRLVEQKGLPLITSLLDEIASFDIQFVILGTGDKEFEQAFQKASTRYPTKISTQLFFNEKLARKIYAASDMFLMPSRFEPCGIGQLIALRYESVPIVRETGGLNDTIKSFCEFSKEGNGFTFTNYNAHDMLHTIKRALHFYEDEVIWSELLQNIYRTNFSWDNSANQYKQLYVTNHKEW